From a region of the Calliphora vicina chromosome 4, idCalVici1.1, whole genome shotgun sequence genome:
- the LOC135956391 gene encoding transmembrane protein 203 produces the protein MFKLSELVRWLGLTEFEIMINLCGLLVFTITLAFRISGTIVKNSVDWFTIFSPLFCIDICNAYFCIIVGIRMFLDSDNKRKALHRFMWSTYFLFLVAIFKYLLCLKLSGQTNLEYSEVFSPIFVLLQLVAVRACQLPNSV, from the coding sequence ATGTTTAAGCTATCGGAGCTCGTACGCTGGCTAGGACTTACCGAATTTGAAATAATGATTAATTTATGCGGCCTTCTTGTATTCACAATAACACTTgcttttcgaatatctgggacTATTGTAAAAAATTCTGTTGATTGGTTTACGATATTTAGTCCACTTTTTTGCATTGACATTTGTAATgcgtatttttgtataattgttGGAATAAGAATGTTCTTGGATTCGGATAATAAACGAAAAGCTTTGCATCGTTTTATGTGGAGCACTtactttttatttcttgttgCAATCTTCAAATATTTGCTTTGTCTTAAACTTAGCGGCCAAACAAATTTGGAATATAGCGAAGTATTCTCACCCATCTTTGTTCTGCTTCAATTGGTTGCGGTACGAGCCTGTCAGCTACCAAATTCAGTGTGA